One genomic segment of Tursiops truncatus isolate mTurTru1 chromosome 11, mTurTru1.mat.Y, whole genome shotgun sequence includes these proteins:
- the SMIM41 gene encoding small integral membrane protein 41 produces the protein MNGSQADVTARAAWLSSCCNQSGVLPEPPEGPRAVQAAVLGVLSLLVLCGLLFLGAGLLLRAQGLTALLARELRASREGEPGGASGGEDDS, from the coding sequence ATGAACGGCTCGCAGGCGGACGTCACAGCCCGGGCCGCCTGGCTGAGCTCCTGTTGCAACCAGTCGGGGGTGCTGCCGGAGCCCCCCGAGGGGCCGCGCGCCGTGCAGGCGGCGGTGCTGGGCGTGCTGTCGCTGCTCGTGCTCTGCGGGCTCCTGTTCCTGGGCGCCGGCCTACTGCTTCGCGCCCAGGGTCTGACGGCGCTGCTGGCCCGAGAGCTGCGCGCGTCCCGGGAGGGAGAGCCCGGCGGCGCCAGTGGCGGCGAGGATGACTCGTAG
- the ATG101 gene encoding autophagy-related protein 101 isoform X1 gives MNCRSEVLEVSVEGRQVEEAMLAVLHTVLLHRSTGKFHYKKEGTYSIGTVGTQDVDCDFIDFTYVRVSSEELDRALRKVVGEFRDALRNSGGDGLGQMSLEFYQKKKSRWPFSDECIPWEVWTVKVHVVALATEQERQICREKVGEKLCEKITNIVEVMNRHEYLPKMPTQSEVDNVFDTGLRDVQPYLYKISFQITDALGSSVTTTMRRLIKDTLAL, from the exons ATGAACTGTCGCTCGGAGGTGCTGGAGGTGTCGGTGGAGGGGCGGCAGGTGGAGGAGGCTATGCTGGCCGTGCTGCACACGGTGCTCCTGCACCGCAGCACCGGCAAGTTCCACTACAAGAAGGAGGGCACCTACTCCATCGGCACCGTGGGCACCCAGGACGTTGACTGCGACTTCATCGACTTCACCTACGTGCGCGTCTCGTCTGAGGAGTTGGACCGCGCCCTGCGCAAGGTCGTCGGGGAGTTCAGG GATGCTCTGCGAAACTCCGGGGGCGATGGGCTGGGCCAGATGTCCTTGGAGTTCTATCAGAAGAAGAAGTCTCGCTGGCCTTTCTCAGACGAGTGCATCCCCTGGGAAGTGTGGACGGTCAAGGTGCACGTGGTGGCCCTGGCCACGGAGCAGGAACGGCAGATCTGCCGGGAGAAGGTGGGTGAGAAGCTCTGCGAGAAGATCACCAACATTGTAGAGGTGATGAACCGGCACGAGTACCTGCCCAAGATGCCCACGCAGTCGGAGGTGGACAACGTGTTTGACACAGGCTTGCGGGACGTGCAGCCCTACCTCTACAAGATCTCCTTCCAAATCACCGATGCCCTGGGCTCCTCCGTCACCACCACCATGCGCAGGCTCATCAAAGACACCCTGGCCCTCTAG